The window GCCTGTGTCAAACGAGGAATTGGCGTTGATCGCGGCCAGCATGCCTATGACAAACGGTCTTTTCGCAGGCTGCCGGTCTGGATGCATCACTGTCTGGATGCATCACTGCCTGCAAATCAGCCGTTGTGCTGTTCCAGGCGGCGGGCGATCTCGTCTTTGACAGCGTTTGCATCGGCGGGCAAGTGAACCGCCGGGTTGGCGTGTTTGCTGTCGATGCCTTCGAGCGTTGACTCGTGGTAGCCGACTTTGAAATCCGTGAACTTCAATCCGTGAGCGGTGCTGATGACAACGGTCTTGTCCTTTGGTGAGATCTCACCTCGGTCAATCAGTTTCTTCAGCACAGCCAGTGCGACGCCGGTATGTGGGCATGTGAACATGCCGGTCAGGTCAGCGGACGCGGACGCTTCCGCCAACTCGTTTTCGGAGGCCTGTTCAACGATGCCGTTGGTTTCTTGGACAGCTTTGACTGCTTTGGCATAGCTGACCGGATCACCGATGCGGATTGCATTGGCCAGTGTGTCTTGAGCGGTGACACTGACCTTTTCTGCAAAGCCGTTCTTGTATGCGGTGTAAAACGGGTTGGCTCGTTCGGTTTGGGCGGCGACCAATCGAGGCATGCGGTTGATCAGTCCCAAATCCATCATCAGCTTGAATCCCTTGTAGAGAGCGCTGATGTTTCCGAGATTGCCAACCGGGATGATGATCCAATCCGGAACTTCCCATTCGAATTGGCGAACCATTTCGATGCCAACCGTTTTTTGACCTTCGATGCGAAGGCTGTTCATCGAGTTGGCGAGGTAGATTGAATTGTCCTTGGTCACTTCTTGGACGATTTTCATGCATCCGTCGAAGTCGGTATCGAGAGCCAGCACGTGTGCGCCATTTGCGACCGGCTGGATCAACTGGGCCGTGCTGACCTTTCCAGCGGGCAAAAAGATCACTGCGGGGATACCGGCGTATGCGGCATAGGCGGCCAGAGCCGCACTGGTGTCACCGGTGCTGGCACAGGCGACAGCTTTCACGCTGCTGCCTTGAGCCATCATTTGTTTGACGACGCTGACCAAAACGGTCATGCCCAAGTCTTTGAAGCTGCCCGTGTGGCTGTTGCCGCAAAGTTTGATCCACAGATCGGGAACACCGAGTTGGGCGCCAAGTCGCTCGGCCCAGAAGAGGTTCGTGTTTCCCTCGAACATGCTGACGACATTTTCGTCTGCCAGCGATGGAACGACCCACTCTCGCATGCCCCAAACGCCACTGCCAAACGGCCATTTCGAGGTGCTGGCACGCGAATCAAAAAGCTGTTGCCACTGATAGGCGTTCTTCTTTTTCAGCGGTTCTCGCTCGTGATAGACCTCCAACAGACTGCCGCAGGTTGGGCAGGTGTAGATCACATCAAAGATCGAGTGCCTCGCGCTGCAGCCTGAAATGCAGCGGAAATAGGTGGTTTGGTGGTCCACGTCCGGTTTGGACTCGACGGCGAGAGACATGAGGAGATCCTGGTGCGTTGGGAATATGGGCCGATATTATGGTCACAGCCCACTCGCAGGCAAAGGGCGAACCAAAAGTGGCATGAACTTGGTTTGTCGGCCAGTTTTGGGTCGCTTCGCCAGCATTCCATCGCAGTGGCGTTCCCACTGCCAGCCAGAATCAGCGGATCCCGTAATAGGGGACGCCGTAATATCGTGGCACAGCGTAATAAGTGCCGGTTCCGAACTGCACACCGCCCCCGGGGCCGATTTGCAATCCCGTTCCACTGACAGATCCAGGAACGAAACCGTAGCCGTAACTGCGGTAGCCATACCCATATCCGCCGTATCCGTAGCCGCCATAGCCGCGGCGGACGCCGTAACGACGTGGGGTGTTGTAGTAATAGTTCGTTACCGACCCGCGGTTGGCGTTGCTCGTGCTAACGGAGGGGCGATTAGCGGAGTAAACGCCTTGTTGCCCGATGACAGCACTTCCACCACGATTGAATCCGTTGCTCTCGATTCCATAACGATAACCCTGGGCAGATGCGTCAGAAGCGAGTGCAAACGCACCCAGCATTCCAATCGCCAGAGTTGCGAGACCGGCCGATGCCCACGCGGGCAAACGACGCTGAGTCGATTGAAGTGTTTTGTCGGACGTGTTCATGTTGCACCTGAATGGTTGCTTGGGAGGAGAGATGGGAACGGTTTGCGACTCGATGCACTGAATTTTATGCGTCGCGAAAACGGAAGTCCTGGGAATAAAATGTCTGATTGAGTCACGGCTTCCGCCAATTTCTTTCTTTGGTTCGATGCGATTGAGCGGCACTGCCGGCCGATTCTCACCCGCTTGCGGTGTGCCGTAGCATCATTCCATAGACGTCGGACGACTTTGTTAAACTGGCTGCGATTCGTTTTTTGGTTCTCTTTCGCGAATGGTTGCTATGGCTCGTTATTGGTTGGGATGTCTTGGATTGATTCTGGTGATTGGATGCAGCAAATCTGATTCCAGTTCCACGGTGAAAACACAATCAGGTTCCGATGTGGTGGCCGATGCATCCGCAGATGCGACCGGTTTTCCACGTCAGTGTGGCGACTACACCGTTTTGGGCATTTTGACGGACAATCAAGACAACTCAAAAGCCAAGGAAAACGCCGAGACAACTTTGCTGCGTCATCCGAATGTGGCTTGCCTGGTCGGGTTGTGGAGCCAAAACACGCCGATGATTTTGGCCGGCCTTCGAAGCAGCGATGCGATTGGAAAAGTCGCGGTGGTTGGTTTCGATGAGCACCCGGACACTTTGGCGGGGATCCGTGACCAATCGGTTTACGGCACGATCGTCCAGCAACCCTACGCATTCGGTTATCGCAGCGTGCAGTGGCTGACAACGATGGCAAAGGGCGGCGAAGTTGAGGTGCCGGAGTCGGGAATGATCATCATCCCTCACCGATCGATCACCGGTGCAAACGTCAACGAGTTTGCCGCAGACATCGATGCGATCAAGTCAGGCAAAGGACCGATCTTGTCCGGCGAGCAGCAGATCGACGGATCAGGAGTGCGTGTGGCCTACATCACCAATTCGTTGGATCCGTTTTGGACTTTGGCCGATGCCGGTTGCAAGCGTGCGGCGGAACAATTCGGATGCGAAGTTGATGTGCAGATGCCGTCGAGCGGTTCCATCGAAGAGCAAAAGCGATTTTTGGAATCCAATGTCGCGGCAAAGGTGGATGGGATCGCGATCAGCCCGATCGATCCTGAAAACCAAGTGGCAATGATCAACGATGCTTGCAAAGTCACCCCTGTGATTTGTCAGGACAGCGATGCACCGGCTTCGCGTCGCAAGTTCTATCTCGGGACAAGCAATTACTTGGCCGGGCGAGCTGCCGGCAAGCTGATTCAAGAAGCCATTCCGGAGGGCGGTGAAGTGATGCTGTTCGTCGGGAAAATGGAAGTGCTCAACGCGCAGGAACGCAGCCAAGGCATCATGGACGAATTGGCGGGCAAGCCAATTCCCGCGATCTTGCAAGGCAATTGATTGGCAAAGCATTGCCGATTTGGAAGCAATCCTTCACCGTTGCGATCCGCATAACCGGATTGAGTGGCCGCGAGGATGAGCATTCAACCATGTTTCCTCCTTCCTGCGGGAAGGATTGAGGAAGCTCGGGTCGAAAGGTGACGTAGGTTTCCGTGTCGAGCGAGGGTGTGCCTGGTTCGATGCGACGTGCAAACCTTTTTGAGAGTTTGACCATGAGTGCCATCCCTCCCGCCGTGCAGCAAGTCCTACAGGCTCGCCAGGACGCGACGCAGACGCAAATCGATGTTGCGTTGTTGGGGCAAAATCTGGATGTGCAGCGGCAAACCGGCGACGCGATCGTTCAGATGATCTCCGAAGTTGTCGACGTGCAAAAGCAACTCGCCAGCGGTCACATCGACGTCCGCGTTTAGCAAGGATGTTTGGTTGTTGGCGAGCACGCTGCGAACCAGCCCATGCCCAACCAGATCAGCATTCTGCCCGCTCACTGTTCTATCGAGCGGGGACCCACGATGGCTTTGATCAGCCTGTCGTTTTCTCAGCGACCTTCGCGAAGACGGTAGCCCAGGAAGTTGTCCAGCTCCGCTTCTTTTTCGATTGCTTGGACCGTTCGTTCGATGTCGTATTCGACTCGTCGAAACATCACCAAGTCCGGCTCCACAATCGCGTAGCAGCTGCGAGGGTCGCCATCACGTGGTTGACCAACGCTGCCAACGTTGATCATCAATTTCGCATTGGGATCGGCCAGCGAATATCCGGTTCCGGTGTCAGCGGGACGGACAAAGCGTTGCTCCATCGTGAACACACCGGGAACATGCGTGTGGCCCTGGAAGCAAACTCGCGGGACCAGCGAAAACAGCTTTTCCATTTTCTTAGTGTTCTGGGCGTCTTCTGGAAAGACGTATTCGTTCGTTGGTCCACGTGGCGAACCATGGACAAACAACCAGTGGTCTTCACGAACGGTTCGAGGCAACGCACACAAGTATTCAATTCGTTTGCGGCTTGCTCCCGGATCGTCGCCGGTTTCTTCCAGCTGACTGCGGGTCCAGAAGATCGCTTGTTCGGCAGCGACGTTGAATCCTTCCGGGTCGAACAGCGAACTGCTGTCGTGATTTCCCAAAACGCAAAAGTCGAAACCCATCACGGTATCGAGGCAGGCGCAGGGTTCCGGACCGTAACCGACCACATCGCCTAAACAGACGATACGGTCAACCTTTTGCGATTCAACGTCCGCGAGGACGGCTTCGAGCGCGGACAGGTTTCCGTGGATGTCGCTAAGAATGGCTGTACGTGTCACCCGATCAATGTCCTCGTTTCAGTCGGTCGCCGAGGGCATCGTCCAGATCGGGTTGAGCGTAAATCTTTTGAGCCGTCTTCTCGAAGTCGTATTCGACGCGGCGGTAGGTCACCGTCTTCGCATCGGTATCCAAGATGATGTAGCACGATTGATTGTTCTCGTCTCGCGGCTGGCCAACACTGCCGACGTTGATCATCAGTTTGTTGTTGCCCAACGCGTAGGTGTGATCGCATTCGTCCGGCGTGACGAATTCGCACTCGGTGGTGAACACGCCCGGCAGGTGGGTGTGACCCATGAAGCAGTATTGATCGATCTTGCCAAACAAGATTTCCATCTTGCGAGCGTCGTACATGTATTCAGGGAAGACGTATTCATTGGTTGGATCGCGAGGCGAACCGTGGACGAACTTGAATTCGCCGTCATCGATGAATCGAGGCAGCTCCCCGAGGAAATCCCACCGAGCATTGACTTGTGCGGGACCGCCTTTGCCACTGTCCAGCTCATCGCGAGTCCAGTAGATCGCTCGGAGTGCCATCGGGTTGAAGCCGTCTGGATCAAACAGGGCCGCTTGGTCGTGGTTGCCAAGAATGGTGTGTTTGCACCGGCGCATCACCAGATCCAGGCACTCACACGGATTGGGCCCGTAACCAATGATGTCGCCCAAGCATATGACTTCTTGGACACCGACTGAGTCGATATCTTCCAGAACCGCTTGCAGC of the Rhodopirellula baltica SH 1 genome contains:
- a CDS encoding substrate-binding domain-containing protein, producing MARYWLGCLGLILVIGCSKSDSSSTVKTQSGSDVVADASADATGFPRQCGDYTVLGILTDNQDNSKAKENAETTLLRHPNVACLVGLWSQNTPMILAGLRSSDAIGKVAVVGFDEHPDTLAGIRDQSVYGTIVQQPYAFGYRSVQWLTTMAKGGEVEVPESGMIIIPHRSITGANVNEFAADIDAIKSGKGPILSGEQQIDGSGVRVAYITNSLDPFWTLADAGCKRAAEQFGCEVDVQMPSSGSIEEQKRFLESNVAAKVDGIAISPIDPENQVAMINDACKVTPVICQDSDAPASRRKFYLGTSNYLAGRAAGKLIQEAIPEGGEVMLFVGKMEVLNAQERSQGIMDELAGKPIPAILQGN
- a CDS encoding metallophosphoesterase family protein; its protein translation is MKRALISDIHGNLEALQAVLEDIDSVGVQEVICLGDIIGYGPNPCECLDLVMRRCKHTILGNHDQAALFDPDGFNPMALRAIYWTRDELDSGKGGPAQVNARWDFLGELPRFIDDGEFKFVHGSPRDPTNEYVFPEYMYDARKMEILFGKIDQYCFMGHTHLPGVFTTECEFVTPDECDHTYALGNNKLMINVGSVGQPRDENNQSCYIILDTDAKTVTYRRVEYDFEKTAQKIYAQPDLDDALGDRLKRGH
- a CDS encoding metallophosphoesterase family protein, which translates into the protein MTRTAILSDIHGNLSALEAVLADVESQKVDRIVCLGDVVGYGPEPCACLDTVMGFDFCVLGNHDSSSLFDPEGFNVAAEQAIFWTRSQLEETGDDPGASRKRIEYLCALPRTVREDHWLFVHGSPRGPTNEYVFPEDAQNTKKMEKLFSLVPRVCFQGHTHVPGVFTMEQRFVRPADTGTGYSLADPNAKLMINVGSVGQPRDGDPRSCYAIVEPDLVMFRRVEYDIERTVQAIEKEAELDNFLGYRLREGR
- the thrC gene encoding threonine synthase translates to MSLAVESKPDVDHQTTYFRCISGCSARHSIFDVIYTCPTCGSLLEVYHEREPLKKKNAYQWQQLFDSRASTSKWPFGSGVWGMREWVVPSLADENVVSMFEGNTNLFWAERLGAQLGVPDLWIKLCGNSHTGSFKDLGMTVLVSVVKQMMAQGSSVKAVACASTGDTSAALAAYAAYAGIPAVIFLPAGKVSTAQLIQPVANGAHVLALDTDFDGCMKIVQEVTKDNSIYLANSMNSLRIEGQKTVGIEMVRQFEWEVPDWIIIPVGNLGNISALYKGFKLMMDLGLINRMPRLVAAQTERANPFYTAYKNGFAEKVSVTAQDTLANAIRIGDPVSYAKAVKAVQETNGIVEQASENELAEASASADLTGMFTCPHTGVALAVLKKLIDRGEISPKDKTVVISTAHGLKFTDFKVGYHESTLEGIDSKHANPAVHLPADANAVKDEIARRLEQHNG